A section of the Lathamus discolor isolate bLatDis1 chromosome 6, bLatDis1.hap1, whole genome shotgun sequence genome encodes:
- the RIC8A gene encoding synembryn-A isoform X2, with product MELRAVVATLESGEQDTVLKVLQVYNREKSQCFTFDDEEREERKKMAQLLIRFLERELQPSCQVTCLESIRILSRDKSCLEPFTTKDGLRTLSRHAGIDYSEELIREVPDLDVILESLKCLCNVVFSSPRAQALAAEARLVVGLAGRIKLYNERSLPHEVKFFDLRLLFLLTALRVDTRQQLAQELRGVSLMADTLELTLGVKWMDPYEVATEEGLLPPLPRQETERAMEILKVLFNITFDSSKREVDEEDAALYRHLGALLRHCLMISADGEDRTEEFHSHTVNLLGNLPLKCLDVLLAPKVRPGSLEYMGVNMDAVSILLDFLERRLDRGHKLKESLTPVLNLLTESARVHRQTRKFLKAKVLPPLRDVRNRPEVGNALRNKLVRLMTHIDTDVKHCAAEFLFVLCKESVSRFVKYTGYGNAAGLLAARGLMAGGREEGEYSEDEDTDTEEYKEAKPKHCV from the exons ATGGAGctcagggcagtggtggccACGCTGGAGAGCGGGGAGCAGGACACCGTGCTCAAGGTGCTTCAGGTCTACAACCGGGAG AAATCTCAGTGCTTCACCTTTGACGATGAGGAGCGGGAagagaggaag AAAATGGCCCAGCTGCTGATCAGGTTCCTGGAGAGAGAGCTGCAGCCGTCCTGCCAGGTCACCTGCCTGGAGAGCATCCGCATCCTGTCCCGCGACAAGTCCTGCCTGGAGCCCTTCACCACCAAGGACGGGCTGCGGACCCTCTCCAGGCACGCGGGCATCGATTACTCCGAGGAGCTCATCCGGGAGGTCCCCGACTTGGACGTGATCCTGGAGTCCCTCAAGTGTCTCTGCAACGTCGTGTTCAGCAGCCCGCGGGCGCAGGCGCTGGCGGCCGAGGCGCGGCTCGTGGTGGGCCTGGCCGGGCGCATCAAGCTCTACAACGAGAGGAGCCTTCCCCACGAGGTGAAGTTCTTCGACCTGCggctgctgttcctgctgaCCGCGCTGCGGGTGGACACGCGGCAGCAGCTGGCGCAGGAGCTCCGGGGCGTCAGCCTCATGGCAGATACCCTGGAGCTCACCCTCGGGGTGAAGTGGATGGACCCCTACGAAGTTGCCACCGAGGAGGGGCTTCTCCCACCTTTGCCTCGGCAGGAGACAGAGCGCGCCATGGAGATCCTCAAAGTGCTCTTCAACATCACCTTCGACTCCAGCAAGAGGGAGGTGGATGAG gaggatgctgcttTGTACCGGCACCTGGGGGCCCTCCTGCGTCACTGCCTCATGATCTCTGCTGATGGAGAGGACAGGACAGAGGAGTTCCACAG CCACACGGTTAACCTGCTGGGCAACCTGCCCCTGAAGTGTCTGGATGTGCTTCTCGCCCCCAAAGTGCGGCCTGGCTCCCTGGAGTACATGGGTGTCAACATGGATGCAGTCAGCATCCTGCTGGACTTCCTGGAGCGCCGCCTGGACAGG GGACACAAGCTGAAGGAGagcctgaccccagtgctgaaCCTGCTGACGGAGAGCGCCCGCGTCCACCGCCAGACCAGGAAGTTCCTGAAGGCAAAG GTGCTGCCTCCGCTGCGGGACGTGAGGAACCGGCCGGAGGTGGGGAACGCGCTGCGGAACAAGCTGGTGCGCCTCATGACCCACATCGACACGGACGTGAAGCACTGCGCCGCCGAGTTCCTCTTCGTGCTCTGCAAGGAGAGCG TGTCCCGGTTTGTGAAGTACACAGGCTATGGGAATGCCGcagggctgctggcagcacGAGGCCTCATGGCCGGGGGCCGGGAAGAGGGAGAGTACTCGGAAGATGAGGACACAGACACAGAGGAGTACAAGGAGGCAAAGCCCAA GCACTGTGTGTAG
- the BET1L gene encoding BET1-like protein — MAEWGRGASAGTEDALDAENTRMAEGLAGKVSRLKALALDIDKDAEEQNRYLDGMDSDLLSVTGLLTGSVKRFSSMARSGRENRRLLCSVSAGLILVFVILYYLVAKAGT, encoded by the exons ATGGCGGAGTGGGGCCGAG GTGCGAGCGCTGGTACCGAGGATGCGCTGGACGCCGAGAACACGCGCATGGCGGAGGGCCTGGCCGGCAAGGTCAGCCGGCTCAAGGCG CTGGCGCTGGACATCGACAAAGATGCGGAGGAGCAGAACCGTTACCTGGACGGCATG GACTCGGACCTGCTGAGCGTGACGGGGCTGCTGACGGGCAGCGTGAAGCGCTTCTCCAGCATGGCGCGCTCCGGCAGGGAGAACCGGCGGCTGCTCTGCTCCGTCTCAGCTGGGCTCATCCTCGTGTTCGTCATCCTCTACTACCTGGTGGCCAAAGCAGGGACCTGA
- the VPS51 gene encoding vacuolar protein sorting-associated protein 51 homolog, which produces MAGTAPGCHGDDDDVAAEVTLRGRAGSAGGGVAMAEPGPAGSGVGGSPESGTGTGTGGWRRPHGPLQRYYGPSAAEAAEAAPDPADINGPHFDPEVFLTKVRSECPLAQLLAREAELGREIRALDSDMQTLLYENYNKFISATDTIRKMKVDFRHMEAEMDDLAANMAAISTSSARVSAALQDRHRRGAQLAGVQALLRKLQSLVEVPGRLRLWAAPGAEPARALRCHARARAVLRHYRHLPSFRAIEDESRAIMAELAQRLRARLRDESLDPKELTECVEMLLQLEEPPEELCEEFLSHAGARLEAELAALEAELPPPGPPGAAATPPPASDILDFVDRGSSAFVGSLCLLAGSYRSLFEGRAGAGPGRLEAFAAALTARYFELLERRLALERGLGDTSLLVRALDRFHRRLRALLELLPAAGAEAGAALVARAARERVDRYLRALQTFFMGCLGDVRQALAAPRPPGKEGPGLPDLLATLAASVLGQLKAVLAYVQLFTAKDVAFASLPYFKGEFCVEAVREGLVVAFVRWLCRTARGFADGPAERGAPAAPPALLLLLARLCLDYEATTISYILTLTDEQFPPQDGARAVTPGPVLCAEARAAAQRLLDHYVQAQGAAVAQMLRKSVETRDWLSTVEPRNVRAVMKRVVEDITAIDVQVGQLFEEGVRRAQSSDSSRRAFSVYSSSRAPGRYAPSYTPSAPMDTHLLSNIQKLFSERIDIFSPVEFNKVSVLTGIIKISLKTLLECVRLRTLGRFGLQQVQVDGHYLQLYLWRFAADERVVQGLLDEVAASAAHRCLDPVPMEHSVVELICERG; this is translated from the exons ATGGCGGGCACGGCGCCCGGTTGTCACGGCGACGACGACGACGTCGCGGCGGAAGTGACGCTGAGGGGAAGGGCCGGAAGTGCCGGAGGTGGTGTCGCGATGGCGGAGCCGGGGCCGGCGGGGAGCGGTGTTGGGGGTAGCCCCGAGTCCGGTACCGGTACCGGTACCGGCGGGTGGCGGCGGCCCCATGGGCCCCTCCAGCGGTACTATGGCCCCTCCGCGGCAGAGGCGGCCGAGGCGGCCCCGGACCCCGCCGACATCAACGGGCCCCACTTCGACCCCGAGGTTTTCCTCACTAAG gtCCGCAGTGAGTGTCCCCTGGCGCAGCTGCTGGCGCGCGAGGCCGAGCTGGGCCGGGAGATCCGCGCCCTGGACAGCGACATGCAGACCCTGCTCTATGAGAACTACAACAAGTTCATCTCTGCCACCG acACCATCCGGAAGATGAAGGTGGATTTCCGGCACATGGAGGCCGAGATGGACGACCTGGCAGCCAACATGGCCGCCATCAGCACGTCCAGCGCCCGCGTCAGCGCCGCGCTGCAGGACCGGCACCGCCGCGGCGCACAGCTCGCCG GGGTGCAGGCGCTGCTGCGGAAGCTGCAGTCCCTGGTGGAGGTGCCGGGGCGGCTGCGGCTCTGGGCAGCGCCGGGGGCTGAGCCCGCCCGTGCCCTGCGCTGCCACGCGCGCGCCCGCGCCGTGCTCCGCCACTACCGGCACCTGCCCTCCTTCCGCGCCATCGAGGACGAGAGCCGCGCCATCATGGCCGAGCTGGCGCAGCGCCTGCGCGCCCGCCTGCG GGATGAGAGCTTGGACCCCAAGGAGCTCACCGAGTGCgtggagatgctgctgcagctggaggagcctCCCGAGGAGCTGTGTGAGGAGTTCCTGAGCCACGCGGGCGCCCGCCTGGAGGCCGAGCTGGCGGCGCTGGAGGCCGAGCTGCCACCACCCGGCCCCCCCGGCGCCGCGGCCACGCCACCGCCCGCTTCCGACATCCTGGACTTCGTGGACCGGGGCAGCTCGGCCTTCgtgggcagcctgtgcctgctGGCGGGCTCCTACCGCAGCCTCTTCGAGGGCCGGGCgggcgccgggccgggccgcctGGAAGCCTTCGCCGCCGCGCTCACCGCGCGCTACTTCGAGCTGCTGGAGCGGCGCCTGGCGCTGGAGCGGGGCCTGGGGGACACGTCCCTGCTGGTGCGGGCGCTCGACCGCTTCCACCGCAGGCTCCGGgccctgctggagctgctccccgCGGCCGGCGCCGAGGCGGGCGCCGCGCTGGTGGCGCGGGCGGCGCGGGAGCGCGTGGACCGGTACCTGCGGGCGCTGCAGACCTTCTTCATGGGCTGCCTCGGGGACGTGCGCCAGGCGCTGGCCGCCCCCCGGCCCCCCGGCAAGGAGGGGCCCGGCCTGCCCGACCTCCTGGCCACGCTGGCCGCCTCCGTGCTCGGCCAGCTCAAGGCCGTGCTGGCCTACGTGCAGCTCTTCACCGCCAAGGACGTCGCCTTCGCCAGCCTGCCCTACTTCAAG GGGGAGTTCTGCGTGGAGGCTGTGCGGGAAGGGCTGGTGGTGGCCTTCGTGCGCTGGCTCTGCCGCACCGCCCGTGGCTTCGCTGATGGCCCTGCTGAGCGAGGGGCCCCCGCAGCACCCCcggccctgctgctcctcctggcgCGCCTCTGTCTGGACTACGAGGCCACCACCATCAGCTACATCCTAACTCTGACCGATGAGCAGTTTCCCCCCCAG GACGGGGCGCGGGCGGTGACGCCGGGGCCGGTGCTGTGCGCGGAGGCGCGAGCCGCGGCGCAGCGGCTGCTGGATCACTACGTGCAGGCGCAGGGCGCGGCCGTGGCGCAGATGCTGCGCAAGAGCGTGGAGACGCGCGACTGGCTCAGCACCGTGGAGCCCCGCAACGTGCGCGCCGTCATGAAGCGCGTGGTCGAGGACATCACCGCCATCGACGTCCAG gtggggCAGCTCTTTGAGGAGGGCGTGCGGCGGGCGCAGAGCAGTGACTCCAGCCGAAGAGCCTTCTCCGTGTACAGCAGCTCGCGGGCCCCCGGGCGCTACGCCCCCAGCTACACCCCCAG tgcccccatGGACACCCACCTGCTCAGCAACATCCAGAAGCTCTTCTCCGAGCGCATTGACATCTTCAGCCCTGTCGAGTTCAACAAG GTGTCGGTGCTGACCGGGATCATCAAGATCAGCCTGAAGACGCTGCTGGAGTGCGTGCGGCTGCGCACGCTGGGCCGCTTCGGGCTGCAGCAGGTGCAGGTGGACGGGCACTACCTGCAGCTCTACCTGTGGCGCTTCGCCGCCGACGAGCGCGTGGTGCAGGGGCTGCTGGACGAGGTGGCCGCCAGCGCCGCGCACCGGTGCCTCGACCCCGTGCCCATGGAGCACAGCGTCGTCGAGCTCATCTGCGAGCGCGGGTAG
- the RIC8A gene encoding synembryn-A isoform X1 has product MELRAVVATLESGEQDTVLKVLQVYNREKSQCFTFDDEEREERKKMAQLLIRFLERELQPSCQVTCLESIRILSRDKSCLEPFTTKDGLRTLSRHAGIDYSEELIREVPDLDVILESLKCLCNVVFSSPRAQALAAEARLVVGLAGRIKLYNERSLPHEVKFFDLRLLFLLTALRVDTRQQLAQELRGVSLMADTLELTLGVKWMDPYEVATEEGLLPPLPRQETERAMEILKVLFNITFDSSKREVDEEDAALYRHLGALLRHCLMISADGEDRTEEFHSHTVNLLGNLPLKCLDVLLAPKVRPGSLEYMGVNMDAVSILLDFLERRLDRGHKLKESLTPVLNLLTESARVHRQTRKFLKAKVLPPLRDVRNRPEVGNALRNKLVRLMTHIDTDVKHCAAEFLFVLCKESVSRFVKYTGYGNAAGLLAARGLMAGGREEGEYSEDEDTDTEEYKEAKPNINPVTGRVEEKLPNPMEGMTEEQKEYEAMKLVNMFDKLSREQVIQPMGITPGGSLAPMHSALRDAADDRSSSDSDLGLD; this is encoded by the exons ATGGAGctcagggcagtggtggccACGCTGGAGAGCGGGGAGCAGGACACCGTGCTCAAGGTGCTTCAGGTCTACAACCGGGAG AAATCTCAGTGCTTCACCTTTGACGATGAGGAGCGGGAagagaggaag AAAATGGCCCAGCTGCTGATCAGGTTCCTGGAGAGAGAGCTGCAGCCGTCCTGCCAGGTCACCTGCCTGGAGAGCATCCGCATCCTGTCCCGCGACAAGTCCTGCCTGGAGCCCTTCACCACCAAGGACGGGCTGCGGACCCTCTCCAGGCACGCGGGCATCGATTACTCCGAGGAGCTCATCCGGGAGGTCCCCGACTTGGACGTGATCCTGGAGTCCCTCAAGTGTCTCTGCAACGTCGTGTTCAGCAGCCCGCGGGCGCAGGCGCTGGCGGCCGAGGCGCGGCTCGTGGTGGGCCTGGCCGGGCGCATCAAGCTCTACAACGAGAGGAGCCTTCCCCACGAGGTGAAGTTCTTCGACCTGCggctgctgttcctgctgaCCGCGCTGCGGGTGGACACGCGGCAGCAGCTGGCGCAGGAGCTCCGGGGCGTCAGCCTCATGGCAGATACCCTGGAGCTCACCCTCGGGGTGAAGTGGATGGACCCCTACGAAGTTGCCACCGAGGAGGGGCTTCTCCCACCTTTGCCTCGGCAGGAGACAGAGCGCGCCATGGAGATCCTCAAAGTGCTCTTCAACATCACCTTCGACTCCAGCAAGAGGGAGGTGGATGAG gaggatgctgcttTGTACCGGCACCTGGGGGCCCTCCTGCGTCACTGCCTCATGATCTCTGCTGATGGAGAGGACAGGACAGAGGAGTTCCACAG CCACACGGTTAACCTGCTGGGCAACCTGCCCCTGAAGTGTCTGGATGTGCTTCTCGCCCCCAAAGTGCGGCCTGGCTCCCTGGAGTACATGGGTGTCAACATGGATGCAGTCAGCATCCTGCTGGACTTCCTGGAGCGCCGCCTGGACAGG GGACACAAGCTGAAGGAGagcctgaccccagtgctgaaCCTGCTGACGGAGAGCGCCCGCGTCCACCGCCAGACCAGGAAGTTCCTGAAGGCAAAG GTGCTGCCTCCGCTGCGGGACGTGAGGAACCGGCCGGAGGTGGGGAACGCGCTGCGGAACAAGCTGGTGCGCCTCATGACCCACATCGACACGGACGTGAAGCACTGCGCCGCCGAGTTCCTCTTCGTGCTCTGCAAGGAGAGCG TGTCCCGGTTTGTGAAGTACACAGGCTATGGGAATGCCGcagggctgctggcagcacGAGGCCTCATGGCCGGGGGCCGGGAAGAGGGAGAGTACTCGGAAGATGAGGACACAGACACAGAGGAGTACAAGGAGGCAAAGCCCAA CATTAACCCCGTGACGGGCCGAGTCGAGGAGAAGCTGCCCAACCCCATGGAAGGGATGACTGAGGAGCAGAAGGAATACGAGGCCATGAAGTTAGTGAACATGTTTGACAAACTGTCCAG agagcaggtgATCCAGCCCATGGGCATCACACCCGGCGGCAGCCTGGCACCCATGCACAGCGCCCTGCGCGACGCCGCTGACGACAGGTCCTCGTCCGACTCGGACctggggctggactga